DNA sequence from the Aquamicrobium lusatiense genome:
CTGGCAGCTCTGGAGTTTCCTGTCGCTTGCCGGGGCTGCACTCCTGCTCACCACCTTCTATCGCCATCAGGAACGTCGCCGCAAAGCCGGCCATCAGCCTCTCGTCGACATGGCGCTGATGCGTCAGCCGCGCTTTGCCCAGGGTGGACTGTTGGTGCTCCTGATCTATTCGACGGCCTCATCCTTCTTTCTCTGCTTCGCGCTTCTGGTGCAGACGGGTTTTGGCCTCAGCCCCTTCGATGCAGGCAGCGCCTTCGTGCCCTGCTCCATCGCTTTCGTCATCCTCTCGCTCAGCGCTCCGCGCCTTGTGGCACGTTTCGGCACACCTGCCATTGCTCTGGGCGCGCTGGTATATGCGGCCTCACTCGGAGTGCTGGTAGGGCAGGTGTGGATTGCCGACGCCGATCTTGTGGTGGCGCATCTTATCCCGGTGCTGATCGTCATCGGCGGGGCGCAGGCGATGATCATGACGCCTCTGCTCAACCTCGTGCTCGGCTTCGTGGAGGAAGGTCATGCCGGAATGGCATCGGGCGTCATCTCCACCCTCCAGCAGGTCGGCGCGGCGCTCGGCGTGGCCCTCGTCGGCATCCTTTTCGGTGCAGCGCTCTGGGAGGGTGCCGAATTACAGGCCGCGCGCTACGCCTCGGCCTTCGTCTCCGGCATGAGCTACAATGTTGCGGCGGCCATCCTGGTAGCGATCCTGCTGGCACGACTGGCAGTTCATGGAAGCCGGAAAAGCTGAGGGTGGTGTGTGTGGCCGCCTCCTTGCCGCAAGGTGCGCAGCCGCAGCCCTCGCAACGGGCTGAAGACGCTCTCTTCGCAGCGACTCCTTTTCTGGAAGAGTATCGCGTCATGTCAGCCCGTCCTGTTCCGCCATCGTCGGTGGCATCTGTTGAACAGGGCATCTCAACCTCAGCAGATGGAAGTCTCTAACCAGCCGCTTGTCTGCAAATACCAAAATCCGACCGTCGCGATGGAGAGGCTGCATGGACTGCCCCGCCAAAGGCCGGAATCCGCTCAAGCCCGCATCCATGGACCGGATCTGTCCTGACGTTGAGATTCATACGGATTGTGGTCCCTTCCTAAACATGATTAAGAAACACAACTTTTATCATCCGATCCGCTTCTGAAAGCGGGGAACCAGTCGGTGTCTCATGCCTGGCCTTTTGAAAGAAGCAGACGAATGACCGGCTGGAGCCAGCGTCTGGCGCGTCTTTTCGAGCAACATAGGCAAAAGCTGGAATCTCTGGTGACGCGATCCACTGGCGATCGGGAAGTGGCGTCCGATATCGTGCAGGATGTATTCTCGCGGGTGCTGAACGGCGATCAGGAAAGAACTCACGAAGAAAGCGTCAGGATCCTGTATGTGTCGGCCCGAAATGCGACGATCGACCATGTGAGGACGCAGAAGCGCCGACGGGAACTCCTTCGACGCATAATGCCGGAGCAACTTGCCTGCGATGTTCCGACACCGGATTCGATAGTTGCGGGCCGTCAGGCGCTTCTGGAACTTGATCAAAAGCTCATGGAGCTGGGACGCATGACACGGGATATTTTCCTGTTGCGCCGGGTTCACGGCATGTCGAATGCCGACATCGGCAAACGATACGGCATTTCCGTGAGCTCGGTCGAAAAGCATGTTGCCCGCGCCATGCGCCATTGTCAGAAGGCGCTGTCCGACTGACCTGGCTGAGGCGAATGGTTTTTCATCTGTGAGGATTTTTTCCTCGGACGTTATCAGATTAAAAGGCTCGTTTATCCATTGGCCAGCTGGGATAAGCCGGGGGACGATAAGAGAGGTCGAGCCAGGGGGATGGATGCCGCCAAGCCGCAATACGACTGAGGAACAAAGGGATATCGCTGCACTGTGGCTGGCGAAGCAGACGGGCGGCTCGCTCACGCCTGATGAGCGTCGCGAGCTGGAGCACTGGCTGAATGTCGATCCTGCCAACCGGTTGGCCTGGGATGAAATGCGGGTGCTTTGGGCGCGCCTGGAGAAACCAGCGCAACAGGCCGCGGCCTCCTCACCTCCGCGCGGCGTGGTGGCCCGGCAAATGATGTCGCCTAAGGCATGGCTGACGGCGACCTGTGCAGGCGCGGTCGCCGTGTTCGCGGTCTGGGTGGTCAATCCCCATTTTCTGGAAGACCTGCAGGCCGATGTCGTCTCGGGACACGCCTATGTGATGCCGGTGAGGCTCCCGGACGGCTCCGTGGCAAGGGTAGGGGCCGATACGGCGATTGCCTTCGACTTCGATACCACGCGCCGGCATGTGCGCCTGCTGCGCGGAGAGGCTTTCTTCGAGGTCACGCCAGGCAGCACGCCGGCCTTCACTGTCGATGTCGATGGCGACCAGATACGGGTGGTCGGGACGGGTTTCAATGTCGACCGCAAGTCCGGCCGGACGACGGTGGCGGTCGAGCACGGCGAGGTTGCGGTGAGGGGCGCCCATGACCGGACGTCCCGTCATCTGACGCCGGGGCAACAGATAGCGGTCACCTCCGGGGCCGGAGGCACAGTGGAAGAAGCCGACCTCGACGCCTCACTCGCCTGGTTGTCGGGGCGGCTGGTCGTTCGTCAGGTACCGGTTTCCGATGTCATTGCCGCGCTCGGCCGGCACACCTCACAGCGGCTTCTCGTGAGAGGAAGCGTTTCCGGCAGGCGGATTTCCGGCACGTTTTCGCTGGACGATGTAGACGGGTCGCTCGACACGATCGCGGCTGCGGTGGATGCGACCGTCGTCCGCGCGCTGCCTCTCGTAACCCTCATGTTTTAAAGTCGCGCTTTTTTCTCAGGATTTTTTGACCCGACCATGAGGTCTTGCCTCCGTCATTCGTTTTAAGGGTAGGGGATGACGGATGTCCCCGCTCGCTCGGGGAGTCGTGATGTCGGGGTCGAACCACAAGAATCGTATCAGGAATGTCGCTGCGCTCCTGCTTTGCAGCACCGCAGCACTGGCGGCAATGCCGGGCTGCCCGGGGCTCGCCCATGCTCAGGCCTCGTCGAGTGAACAAGCCTATCAGTTCGACATCCCGGCAAAGCCGCTGGCTTCGGCTCTGGCCGATGTGGGGAAGGTTTCCGGCTGGCGTATCGCTTATGCCTTCGACCTGTCCGGCACCAGTGCCCCGCTCAGCGGCAGCATGACGCCGCAACAGGCGGTGTCGCGCCTGCTTGCCGGAACGGATGTGAGTTATCGTGTTTCGGGTCCCCGCTCGATCGTCTTGCAGGATCGCGTCTCCGCTGCCCACGCAACACCCGCCGCCGGCACTCCGCCACCAGACGGCTCGACAGTTCTTAACACCATCAACATACAGGGCGGCGGTGCGAGCACGGTCTACACGCCGTTCGAGACGGCTGCCGCAGCGAGCCACATTCCGGCCGAGCGCATCGAACGCTTCCGGGGATCGAGCCCGGCCGACATATTTCGTGGCACGCCGGGCGTGCTGTCAGGCGAGGCGCGCAACGGCGCCGGTTCCGTCGACGTCAACATCCGCGGCATGCAGGGGATGGGGCGTGTTCAGGTCAGCGTGGACGGCGCCGAGAACGCGCTTCAGATCAGTCAGGGCTATCAGGGCATTTCCAATCGCACCTTTCTTGACCCCGACCTGATCGCCGGCGTGGATGTCATCAGGGGCGCGGACGTTTCATCGCGCGGCATCGCCGGCAGCGTGGCTTTGCGCACTTTGACTGCCGACGACATCGTCAGGCCCGGCGACACCTGGGGGGTACGCGTCAAAGGCGGTTTCGGCACCAACACATCGAAGCCGGAGCAGGGGGCGGTTGGCGGCTATGCGTGGCCCATCGTTCCATGGCTGGAGCCGAAGGTGCCTGTCGCCTCCGGTCAGGGTCTGGATCGTCCGGGGCTTTTGCAGCCCAGCAGCGGCTCAGGCAGCGTCGTGGCCGCAACAAAGGATGAGAACTATGACCTGCTGGCCGGATATGCATATCGAAAGCAGGGCAACTATCATGCGGGCAGGAACGGGCCGGCAGCCTCGCCGGTCAATCTCGGGCCCCGGCCATACTGCTATTCCGGCGGCATCTGTGATGATCGCTCCTGGGAGAATTACTATCAGAATGAAGGAATAACCAACTACCGGCCCGGCGAGGAAGTGCTGAACACGCAGCTCGAAACGCAGTCGTGGCTGGCCAAAGCCACGTTGCATCTGGAGAATGAGCAAACGCTGCATCTTGGCTATACAGGTTTCCGCAGCGAGGGCGGAGACCTGCTGGCATCCCTGTTAAGCACCGAACGTATCCAGCCTGTGCAACAGCGCCTGACCACGGGGGTGGGGCTCGATACCGGCACATTGCGGTATCGCTGGCAGCCGGCGGACAACGAACTCATCGACCTGACGGTGAATGGCTGGGTGTCGCATCTGCGGCAGCGCTACGCACCGCGGGACCAGGGCAAAAACAAACCGGAAGATCTGGGCCTGCCTACCGACTTCCGCGCAGGCTCCGACTCGCTGCTGTGGGGTGGGGATGTCGCCAACACGTCGCGTTTCGATCTTGCCGGATATGGCTCGCTCGATCTTTCATACGGTCTTTCCTACACCGCCGAGGACACCAGCCCGACAAAACATGCTCTCGTGATGGTTCCCGGGCAAGGCAGCCGCGGGTCGGTCATCCGCGACGCCGCAAGGCAGGAGGCCGGAGCATATGCCCGCCTCGCTTACAAACCGCTCGACTGGCTGACGGTGAATGCCGGAATGCGCTATTCGCACTACTGGTCGGATGATCGCAAGGTTCCCATCATCGATTACGGTGCATCGCGCAAACGCAACGATGGTGGCTTCACCCCGGCTGTCGGCCTGACGCTTGAGCCTCTCCGCGGCGTCCAGCTTTATGCGAATTATGCCAGCGCGATGCGCATGCCGAGCATCGTGGAGGCAGGCGGAACTTTCGTTGTGCCCACGGGAAATCTCAGCCCCGAGCGCAACAACAGCTGGGACGTTGGCGCGAACTTTACAACGGACGGCCTTCTGTCCTCCGGCGACAGCGCCATGCTCAAGCTTGGCTATTTCAACTGGGATGTGAAGGATTACATTTCGCGCGAATACGGCACGCTTGGCGGCACGCAAAATGTCGGCATGTATGTCCACAACATCGATCGCGCGAAATTTTCCGGCATCGAACTGACCGGCCGTTACGAGAACGGCGGCTTCACGGCAGAACTGAACGCAAACTATTATCTCGGCGTCGATTTCTGCTATGCGGCCGGAACCTGTGCCAATGCCACGCTCTATGGCGACTATGCCACCAATCAGGTCCCACCGGAATATTCCGTCGACCTGTCGCTGTCGCAGAAACTCTTCGACGACCGCCTGACGCTTGGCGGCCGCATGCTCCATGTCGGCCCCCGCGCTGCCGGCCATGGGCAGGTCACCACCACCGGGGCGATGCAGTTCATTTCGCTGGTGTCGTGGAAGCCATACACGCTGGTTGACGTATTCGCCGAATACAGGGTCTCGGACAGTCTCACGGCAACCGTCCGTGTCGAGAACCTGACCGACCAGTATTATGTCGATCCCCTGAGCCTTGTCCGCCAACCTGGCCCGGGGCGAACATTTTATGCAGGCCTGACGGGTACCTTTGGCGGAAACCAGACCCTTCCGCATTTCTCAGCGCCCTTTATCCGGGACCTCAAGGGCGGCAAGGTGGACTGGACCGGCGCCTATGCCGGGTTTCATTTTGGCACCGGTGTTGGCCGCACATGGGGGAACACGACCTCGCTCGACGGCACGGCACCAGACGTAGCGGCAACGGAATCCGCCGATCTGAACCTCAACGGTATGAATTTTGGCGTGCAGGCCGGCTACAACTGGCAGTTTGGCAACGGGCTGGTTCTGGGCGCAGAGGCGGGCTGGACGAAAAGCTATCTCAATGGAGCGCAGGGAGCGGCAACGACGGAAAGCTGGACAAGCTCCGTTGGACTGCCCGGAGAAGGGCTTCAGGCGAATACCCACTACAATATCGACTGGACAGCCGCCTTGCGCGGTCGCGTCGGCTATGCGTTTGACAACAGGTGGATGCTCTACGGATCGGGCGGTGTCGCCTTTGCAAAGGAAACCCAGTGGCGGGATCAGTTTGCCATCCAGGAAGTCATGCAGGACACGACGGATGTGGTCTTCGTGGAGAAGGATTCGGCCACGCGCATCGGATATACGTTCGGCGGCGGTGCAGAATATGCGCTCAACGAGCGATGGTCCATCAATGCCGATTATTCATACAGCGGCTTTTCGCGAAAGGGCTTCAGGTTCGACAAGGCGCGTGCTGGCGTGACCCGGGACTACGTGACACAGGAAGTGATCGGCAAGGAGTGGAGGGAAAACCCGAACCGCGAGATCTTCGGCGATGCGATGTGTGACATGATCCCGGGCTTCTGCGATCCTTTTGAGGCGGATGTCTACGGACCGGTTCACCATCAGGGCAGCCCCACAACGGGCCGCCGCGCGTCGAACGCGCTCGACTTCCACACCTTCAGGATCGGCCTGAATTACAGGTTTTGATCGCGAAACAGGGTCTGGCGCTCTCCTCGTCTTTAGGGAGCGTCACGAACCTGTCTGGGACCGTTGTCCAGCAAAATTCTTGACAAAAAGGGACTTGGGGCACATAGCCCTGCAGTTCTTCGGCCATCGGCTTCCGAGCCGTTTGGCGCATTGCCGCGTGAACGAGGCAGACTGCGGAACGGGAGCCCTTTCCGTTCCGCGGTCTTCACACGCATCAGAAGGTCTGGAGTTTTAGCGATGCGTCGGCGAGAGCCTCCAGTTCCGAACTGTCGACCTCTCCTGTGCGAAGCGACGCGAATGCCTCTCCCAGAGCCTCGACGCCCTGCCGGATGCGTTCCGGCTCCTCGTAGGAATAGCAAAGGCGCAGCGCATTTCTGGAAGGCTCCAGCGGATAGGACAGGCGACCCGAATAGGTTTTCACGCCCTTTTTTATCGCAAGACCGGCAAGCATGTCGGCATCGATGTCGTCCGGAAGTTCCACCCAAAGGAAATATCCGCCCTGCGGAACATGGACGCTCGCTTCGGGCAGATGGCGGCGCAGTTCGTCTACCATCATGTCCCGATGAATGCGCAACTGGCGAATGATCGCGGCAATGTGGTGCGCCACCTGATTACCGGCGAGGAGTTCGAGAAAAATGCGCTGATTGAACGGACTGGTGCCGCCATCGGCCTTGTGCGCGGCCATACGCTCTATGATCGACGCGGAGGCAATGACCCAGCCGATGCGCATGCCTGGCGCCAGTATTTTCGAAGCCGTACCCAGCGCAATCACCACGCCGGACTCATCGAGGCTTTTCATGGGCGGCACCGCCTCGCCCTCGAAGCGGATACGCCGATAGGGGTCGTCCTCGATGATCACGAAGCCGAAACGCCGGGCGAGACGGATCAACTCGTGCCGCCTCTCCAGGCTTGTGGTGATGCCGGTCGGGTTGTGAAAATCAGGAACGTCAAACAGCAGCTTGGGCAGTTTATCTCCCGCGCTCTGAGCGGCCGCGAGCCTTTGTTCAAGCACATCCGCCTGCATTCCCTGCTCGTCCTGCGGGATGGCCCAGAAATCAGCCTCATGCGTGCGCAGGATGCTGAGCGCGGTCATATAGGTTGGCGCGGTGACGATGACGGCGTCGCCCGGTTCGATGAAAACCCGGCAGGCAAGATCAAGCCCATGCTTGGCGCCGTTGACGACCATCACATTGTCGCGCGCGCAGACGATGCCGTCGGCGGCAACATAGTCGACGATCTGGTCGCGAAGCTCTTCCAGACCAAGGACGTCGGAATATTGCATCGTCTCCGTTCGGTGAGCCGCCGCCGCCTTGCCTGCCTCCATGCTGATATCGGGCAGGCAGCGTGGAAAGGCATAGCCTCCCGACAATTCGACGAGATCATTTGCTGCGGCATGGCTAGCATGGCTGGAATTCAGCGCGCGCGCGGCAAACCGGTATGAGGGATTGTTTGGTGTCTCGATATTATGGTTTGCCATCTCACATAACTCTGCTCAGGAATGCACGGGTGCGTTCTTCTTTCGGATCGGTGAGGATGGAACGCGCGGCACCGCTCTCGACGATTTCGCCGTCGACCATAAAATGCACGGTATCGGCGACCTCACGGGCGAACCCGATCTCGTGGGTGACGAGGATCATCGTCATCCCTTCTTCGGCCAGCGTTTTCATCACCGCCAGCACCTCGCCGACCAGTTCCGGATCAAGCGCCGATGTCGGTTCATCGAACAGCATCAGGCGTGGCTTCATCGCCAGTGCCCGCACGATGGCGACACGCTGCTGCTGGCCGCCGGAAAGCTGTGCCGGATATTCGTTTTCCTTGGCGGACAACCCCACCCGGGCCAGCAATGCGCGCGCATTCGCGGTCGCTTCCTTGCGGGAAGCGACACGCAGGATCACCGGCGCCTCGATGATGTTTTCCAGCACCGTCATATGCGGGAACAGGTTGAAGCGCTGGAACACCATGCCGATATGGGCACGCTGGCGTGCGAGCGCGGTTTCATCCAGCTCGTGGAACCGGCCGTTGCGTTCCTCGTAACCCATTGGCTGGCCGTCGACATAGATCATGCCGCGGCTCTGGGTTTCGAGCCGGTTTATGCAGCGCAGGGCGGTGGATTTTCCAGCTCCGGAAGGACCGATGATACACGCCACTTCGCCGTCCAGAACATCAAAGCTGACATTCCTGAGCACATTGACCGTGCCAAAAGACTTGGAAACGTTCCGGACCTCGACGACAGTCTTTTTCATGGCGTTCCGGCTTTCCTGTTCCTGCTGCGCCCGAACATGATGGCGAAGAAATCCCTGAGCGATTGCAGGGCCTGAGGCTCCTGCGTTTCAGCAAAACCCCGCGAATAGCGGCGCTCGATATAGAACTGCATGATGCTGAACACCGTGGTCAGCAGCAGGTACCAGAGGCTCGCAACGACCAGCAGTTCGAGGATGCGGAAATTCTCGTTGTAGATCCGGGTGGCCTGGGTCAGCAGATCACCCGCCGCGATCACCGAGATCAGCGATGACGTCTTGAGCAGCGAAATGAACTGGTTTCCGGTTGGCGGGATGATGATGCGCAGCGCCTGCGGAAGCACGATGCGCGACAGAACCCTGCCCGGCGGCATGCCGAGCGCCTTTGCGGCTTCGCGCTGGCCGCGATCGACACTCAATATGCCGGCCCGCACGATCTCGGACATGTAGGCGCCTTCGTTGAGGCCCAGTCCCAGCAGTGCCGTGAGGGTTGCCGTCATCAGCGCATTGGTTGAGATGTCGAACATCACCGGGCCGCCGGGAATGCTCAGCGATATGCTTGGGAAGATGATGCCGATATTGAACCAGAAGATCAGCTGCACAAGAACAGGCGTTCCCCGGAAGAACCAGATGAACGCACCGGCCGTGCTGCGCATGACGGGATTGTCGGACACACGCATCACCGCAAGCATGATGCCCAAAACCAGCCCGATCAGCATGGATCCGCATGTGATGTACAACGTGATCCAGACGCCCGTGAGAATACGGGGATCAAACATATAGGCCGGCACCGTCGAAAAGTGGAATATCTCGTTGCGCGCCACCTGCCAGACCAGCAGGACTACCAGCAGTGCGATGAGCAGGCTGAACACCCACCGCCCCGGGTGGCGTCGGAGGACGATCTCGTAGTCATCCTTTATCATTGTCGCTATTCGCTCCGGAGAAATAGGGCGTGACCCGGAAGGCACCGGGCCACGTTTCAGGTGCGGGTCAGCGGGCTGCCGCGTTGACGGTCGCCTTGCCGATCGCGATCTGGCTCACGTCGTATTTTTCGAGAATGCGCCCATATTCGCCGCTGGCGATGATGGCATCGAGACCGCGCATCAGCGCCTGAGCCAGCGCTTCGCGGTTCTTTGCGATCGCCATGCCATAAGGGGCAGCGGAGAACTGCTCGCCGACAAGATCAAGAACGCCGTCGGATTGCTGGACCTTGTAGGCCGACAGCGGATAATCATGGATGATCACGTCCGCACGACCGCCGCGCAGCTGAAGCATGGACTGGGTGGCTTCAGG
Encoded proteins:
- a CDS encoding MFS transporter encodes the protein MSSEACTTERLSPIPPEAVRRPPWPGLFILLLAGFVTIFDLFVVNVAIPSMQAELGASLSQIGFIVAGYELAFGVLLVTGGRLGDLHGRRRLFILGMAGFTVASLFCGIAPTVEILIGARVLQGLAAALLFPQVYASIRVNFSGEDSRRAFGFLGMTLGLAAIAGQIVGGFLVEANIFDLGWRTIFLINVPVGIFAILMARFIPETRSPERPALDWPGVALVTLGLTMLLVPLVEAPTHGWQLWSFLSLAGAALLLTTFYRHQERRRKAGHQPLVDMALMRQPRFAQGGLLVLLIYSTASSFFLCFALLVQTGFGLSPFDAGSAFVPCSIAFVILSLSAPRLVARFGTPAIALGALVYAASLGVLVGQVWIADADLVVAHLIPVLIVIGGAQAMIMTPLLNLVLGFVEEGHAGMASGVISTLQQVGAALGVALVGILFGAALWEGAELQAARYASAFVSGMSYNVAAAILVAILLARLAVHGSRKS
- a CDS encoding RNA polymerase sigma factor — its product is MTGWSQRLARLFEQHRQKLESLVTRSTGDREVASDIVQDVFSRVLNGDQERTHEESVRILYVSARNATIDHVRTQKRRRELLRRIMPEQLACDVPTPDSIVAGRQALLELDQKLMELGRMTRDIFLLRRVHGMSNADIGKRYGISVSSVEKHVARAMRHCQKALSD
- a CDS encoding FecR domain-containing protein, with translation MPPSRNTTEEQRDIAALWLAKQTGGSLTPDERRELEHWLNVDPANRLAWDEMRVLWARLEKPAQQAAASSPPRGVVARQMMSPKAWLTATCAGAVAVFAVWVVNPHFLEDLQADVVSGHAYVMPVRLPDGSVARVGADTAIAFDFDTTRRHVRLLRGEAFFEVTPGSTPAFTVDVDGDQIRVVGTGFNVDRKSGRTTVAVEHGEVAVRGAHDRTSRHLTPGQQIAVTSGAGGTVEEADLDASLAWLSGRLVVRQVPVSDVIAALGRHTSQRLLVRGSVSGRRISGTFSLDDVDGSLDTIAAAVDATVVRALPLVTLMF
- a CDS encoding TonB-dependent receptor domain-containing protein, whose product is MSGSNHKNRIRNVAALLLCSTAALAAMPGCPGLAHAQASSSEQAYQFDIPAKPLASALADVGKVSGWRIAYAFDLSGTSAPLSGSMTPQQAVSRLLAGTDVSYRVSGPRSIVLQDRVSAAHATPAAGTPPPDGSTVLNTINIQGGGASTVYTPFETAAAASHIPAERIERFRGSSPADIFRGTPGVLSGEARNGAGSVDVNIRGMQGMGRVQVSVDGAENALQISQGYQGISNRTFLDPDLIAGVDVIRGADVSSRGIAGSVALRTLTADDIVRPGDTWGVRVKGGFGTNTSKPEQGAVGGYAWPIVPWLEPKVPVASGQGLDRPGLLQPSSGSGSVVAATKDENYDLLAGYAYRKQGNYHAGRNGPAASPVNLGPRPYCYSGGICDDRSWENYYQNEGITNYRPGEEVLNTQLETQSWLAKATLHLENEQTLHLGYTGFRSEGGDLLASLLSTERIQPVQQRLTTGVGLDTGTLRYRWQPADNELIDLTVNGWVSHLRQRYAPRDQGKNKPEDLGLPTDFRAGSDSLLWGGDVANTSRFDLAGYGSLDLSYGLSYTAEDTSPTKHALVMVPGQGSRGSVIRDAARQEAGAYARLAYKPLDWLTVNAGMRYSHYWSDDRKVPIIDYGASRKRNDGGFTPAVGLTLEPLRGVQLYANYASAMRMPSIVEAGGTFVVPTGNLSPERNNSWDVGANFTTDGLLSSGDSAMLKLGYFNWDVKDYISREYGTLGGTQNVGMYVHNIDRAKFSGIELTGRYENGGFTAELNANYYLGVDFCYAAGTCANATLYGDYATNQVPPEYSVDLSLSQKLFDDRLTLGGRMLHVGPRAAGHGQVTTTGAMQFISLVSWKPYTLVDVFAEYRVSDSLTATVRVENLTDQYYVDPLSLVRQPGPGRTFYAGLTGTFGGNQTLPHFSAPFIRDLKGGKVDWTGAYAGFHFGTGVGRTWGNTTSLDGTAPDVAATESADLNLNGMNFGVQAGYNWQFGNGLVLGAEAGWTKSYLNGAQGAATTESWTSSVGLPGEGLQANTHYNIDWTAALRGRVGYAFDNRWMLYGSGGVAFAKETQWRDQFAIQEVMQDTTDVVFVEKDSATRIGYTFGGGAEYALNERWSINADYSYSGFSRKGFRFDKARAGVTRDYVTQEVIGKEWRENPNREIFGDAMCDMIPGFCDPFEADVYGPVHHQGSPTTGRRASNALDFHTFRIGLNYRF
- a CDS encoding PLP-dependent aminotransferase family protein — its product is MANHNIETPNNPSYRFAARALNSSHASHAAANDLVELSGGYAFPRCLPDISMEAGKAAAAHRTETMQYSDVLGLEELRDQIVDYVAADGIVCARDNVMVVNGAKHGLDLACRVFIEPGDAVIVTAPTYMTALSILRTHEADFWAIPQDEQGMQADVLEQRLAAAQSAGDKLPKLLFDVPDFHNPTGITTSLERRHELIRLARRFGFVIIEDDPYRRIRFEGEAVPPMKSLDESGVVIALGTASKILAPGMRIGWVIASASIIERMAAHKADGGTSPFNQRIFLELLAGNQVAHHIAAIIRQLRIHRDMMVDELRRHLPEASVHVPQGGYFLWVELPDDIDADMLAGLAIKKGVKTYSGRLSYPLEPSRNALRLCYSYEEPERIRQGVEALGEAFASLRTGEVDSSELEALADASLKLQTF
- a CDS encoding amino acid ABC transporter ATP-binding protein, whose protein sequence is MKKTVVEVRNVSKSFGTVNVLRNVSFDVLDGEVACIIGPSGAGKSTALRCINRLETQSRGMIYVDGQPMGYEERNGRFHELDETALARQRAHIGMVFQRFNLFPHMTVLENIIEAPVILRVASRKEATANARALLARVGLSAKENEYPAQLSGGQQQRVAIVRALAMKPRLMLFDEPTSALDPELVGEVLAVMKTLAEEGMTMILVTHEIGFAREVADTVHFMVDGEIVESGAARSILTDPKEERTRAFLSRVM
- a CDS encoding amino acid ABC transporter permease — its product is MIKDDYEIVLRRHPGRWVFSLLIALLVVLLVWQVARNEIFHFSTVPAYMFDPRILTGVWITLYITCGSMLIGLVLGIMLAVMRVSDNPVMRSTAGAFIWFFRGTPVLVQLIFWFNIGIIFPSISLSIPGGPVMFDISTNALMTATLTALLGLGLNEGAYMSEIVRAGILSVDRGQREAAKALGMPPGRVLSRIVLPQALRIIIPPTGNQFISLLKTSSLISVIAAGDLLTQATRIYNENFRILELLVVASLWYLLLTTVFSIMQFYIERRYSRGFAETQEPQALQSLRDFFAIMFGRSRNRKAGTP